One Bombus pyrosoma isolate SC7728 linkage group LG7, ASM1482585v1, whole genome shotgun sequence genomic window carries:
- the LOC122569031 gene encoding N-acetyltransferase 9-like protein isoform X2, protein MRDNECTKIIGSNVILVPYKKKHVERYHEWMKSAELRYFTGSEMLTLEEEFQMQKRWHQDQDKCTFIILEKTAFTTSGNEIAMIGDTNLFFNESDQPNTAEVEIMIANVTYRRKKRGWEAMILMLLYGISVLNVTKYIAKIKFDNEKSIKMFEKLGFHKVERSQVFQEYTFEKIVNRDWIDWLYSDINMDVITYEEYDKEREKK, encoded by the exons ATGAGAGACAACGAGTGTACTAAAATTATCGGATCGAATGTGATTTTAGTACCGTATAAGAAGAAGCACGTTGAAAG gtATCATGAATGGATGAAATCTGCAGAATTGCGATATTTTACTGGTTCAGAGATGTTAACATTggaagaagaatttcaaatgCAAAAGCGATGGCATCAGGATCAAGACA aatgtacttttatcattttggAAAAAACTGCTTTTACTACATCTGGAAACGAGATAG CTATGATTGgagatacaaatttattttttaacgaatcagATCAGCCAAATACTGCAGAAGTTGAAATTATGATAGCAAATGTTACTTataggagaaaaaaaagaggttGGGAAGCTATGATTCTAATGCTTCTTTATG GGATCAGCGTATTAAACGTCACTAAATacattgcaaaaattaaatttgataatgaaaagagtataaaaatgttcgaaaAATTAGGATTTCACAAG gTAGAAAGAAGCCAAGTTTTCCAAGAATatacttttgaaaaaatagtaaatcGAGATTGGATAGACTGGTTATATTCTGACATTAATATGGATGTAATTACTTATGAAGAGTAtgataaagagagagagaaaaaataa
- the LOC122569030 gene encoding PXMP2/4 family protein 4 isoform X2 translates to MSLFKVFQKLKSSAQKRPLLFNSMIYGSFYTGAEFAQQTYSKIFKFSLSPVSANIEETNTFEIKTPLSLWIRNFNQKLGLLDENNSAQSRSYNWAQLKRYAIYGCFIAGPILHGWYKWLDIFYKGQTIKIVLTKLLVDQFILTPPLIMLFFISMSLMEGKSNPLDECKAKFLQTFKTSCMYWLPVQFFNFLLVPSALRVSFVSIAAFCWVNILCYLKSIPVSECNNNQIKY, encoded by the exons ATGTCTCTATTTAAAGTATTCCAAAAGTTGAAAAGTTCTGCGCAGAAAAGACCATTACTCTTCAATTCAATGATATACGGATCTTTTTATACCGGTGCTGAATTCGCACAACAAacttatagtaaaatattcaag TTTTCATTATCACCAGTATCAGCAAACATTGAAGAGACGAATACTTTTGAAATTAAGACGCCACTATCTCTTTGGATAAGAAACTTCAATCAAAAGTTAGGTTTATTGGATGAGAATAATTCGGCGCAATCGAGAAGTTACAATTGGGCTCAACTGAAACGATATGCTATTTATGGTTGTTTCATTGCAGGACCTATACTACATGGATG GTACAAATGGttggatatattttataaaggccaaactataaaaattgtcCTCACAAAACTTTTGGTCGACCAATTTATTCTTACACCGCCATTAATTATGCTGTTTTTTATCA GTATGAGTTTGATGGAAGGTAAATCGAATCCATTGGATGAATGTAAAGCAAAATTTTTGCAAACGTTCaag actTCCTGCATGTACTGGTTACcagttcaattttttaattttctactagTACCGTCAGCACTACGAGTCTCTTTCGTTAGTATCGCGGCCTTTTGTTGGGTAAACATACTCTGTTATTTGAAAAGTATACCTGTATCcgaatgtaataataatcaaataaaatattga
- the LOC122569029 gene encoding arf-GAP with dual PH domain-containing protein 1-like yields MADLNEKLLAELLKKPGNNVCADCGAKNPEWASYNIGIFVCTRCAGIHRSMGAHISKVKHLKLDRWEDSQVNRIREVGNIAARLHYEERVPPCYRRPNPDAPQVLVEQWIRAKYEREEFCHPERQNHYVSGFMEGFLMKRGKEDSRYHPRKFVLCEADDTLKYHVKENKEPKAVLRISELNVAFAPPKTCNQNSLQISFMKDGTTRHIYVYHEDPEVITNWYLAIRCAKLHRLQVAYPGATEAELLSQLTRDFPREGFLWKTGPRYTDAYKKRWFTLDGRKLMYHDDPMDAHPKGEIFLGHSSDGFAVKTGVPPGARDQGFSFTLETPDRTYLLSAQSDDDRSQWISVIQKVIDKPLTPQDATVAARLIRKRTASGTMNIFSSTR; encoded by the exons ATGGCGGACTTAAACGAGAAGTTGTTAGCAGAACTCCTCAAAAAACCTGGAAATAATGTATGTGCGGATTGTGGGGCAAAGA ATCCAGAATGGGCTTCTTATAACATAGGAATATTTGTATGCACAAGATGTGCAGGTATACATAGATCAATGGGTGCACATATTTCTAAAGTTAAGCATTTAAAACTGGACAGGTGGGAAGATTCTCAAGTAAATAGAATTAGAGAAGTTGGTAATATCGCAGCTAGGCTTCATTATGAAGAACGTGTACCTCCATGTTATCGCAGACCAAATCCAGATGCACCACA AGTATTGGTAGAGCAATGGATAAGAGCAAAatatgaaagagaagaattttGTCATCCAGAGAGGCAAAATCATTATGTGTCAGGATTTATGGAaggatttttaatgaaacgtgGTAAAGAAGATTCGCGATATCATCCtcgaaaatttgttctttGTGAGGCAGATGATACTCTCAAGTATCATGTTAAAGAAAATAAG GAACCCAAAGCTGTCCTTAGAATATCAGAGTTAAACGTGGCTTTTGCTCCTCCTAAAACTTGTAATCAAAACAGTCTACAAATATCATTTATGAAAGATGGAACCACAAGACATATCTATGTATACCATGAAGATCCAGAAGTAATTACAAATTGGTATTTGGCAATACGATGCGCTAAGTTACATCGTCTGCAAGTTGCATATCCAGGAGCAACCGAGGCTGAATTACTTTCACAACTTACTAGAGACTTCCCACGTGAAGGGTTTTTATGGAAAACTGGACCTAGGTATACGGATGCTTACAAGAAAAGATGGTTCACATTAGATGGACGAAAACTAATGTATCATGATGATCCCATG GATGCACATCCAAAAGGTGAAATCTTCTTGGGTCACAGTTCAGATGGTTTTGCAGTAAAAACAGGAGTACCCCCGGGTGCAAGGGATCAAGGGTTTTCATTTACTCTTGAAACACCAGATAGAACCTATCTCCTTTCTGCTCAAAGCGATGATGATAGATCACAATGGATAAGTGTAATTCAAAAAGTGATAGATAAACCACTTACTCCACAAGATGCAACTG TGGCAGCACGTCTTATAAGAAAACGCACAGCCAGTGGaacaatgaatatattttcatctacAAGGTAG
- the LOC122569030 gene encoding mpv17-like protein isoform X1, with translation MCVVYATSTKSCFERKAFLRVQLIENIFNSIFDVIQNIHNKAEGKLKLETRGKLFTIMSLFKVFQKLKSSAQKRPLLFNSMIYGSFYTGAEFAQQTYSKIFKFSLSPVSANIEETNTFEIKTPLSLWIRNFNQKLGLLDENNSAQSRSYNWAQLKRYAIYGCFIAGPILHGWYKWLDIFYKGQTIKIVLTKLLVDQFILTPPLIMLFFISMSLMEGKSNPLDECKAKFLQTFKTSCMYWLPVQFFNFLLVPSALRVSFVSIAAFCWVNILCYLKSIPVSECNNNQIKY, from the exons ATGTGTGTGGTGTACGCAACTTCGACGAAGAGCTGTTTTGAACGTAAAGCTTTTTTACGTGttcaattaattgaaaatatatttaatagtataTTCGATGTAATCCAAAATATAC ataataaagCAGaaggtaaattgaaattggaaaCCCGTGGAAAACTTTTCACCATCATGTCTCTATTTAAAGTATTCCAAAAGTTGAAAAGTTCTGCGCAGAAAAGACCATTACTCTTCAATTCAATGATATACGGATCTTTTTATACCGGTGCTGAATTCGCACAACAAacttatagtaaaatattcaag TTTTCATTATCACCAGTATCAGCAAACATTGAAGAGACGAATACTTTTGAAATTAAGACGCCACTATCTCTTTGGATAAGAAACTTCAATCAAAAGTTAGGTTTATTGGATGAGAATAATTCGGCGCAATCGAGAAGTTACAATTGGGCTCAACTGAAACGATATGCTATTTATGGTTGTTTCATTGCAGGACCTATACTACATGGATG GTACAAATGGttggatatattttataaaggccaaactataaaaattgtcCTCACAAAACTTTTGGTCGACCAATTTATTCTTACACCGCCATTAATTATGCTGTTTTTTATCA GTATGAGTTTGATGGAAGGTAAATCGAATCCATTGGATGAATGTAAAGCAAAATTTTTGCAAACGTTCaag actTCCTGCATGTACTGGTTACcagttcaattttttaattttctactagTACCGTCAGCACTACGAGTCTCTTTCGTTAGTATCGCGGCCTTTTGTTGGGTAAACATACTCTGTTATTTGAAAAGTATACCTGTATCcgaatgtaataataatcaaataaaatattga
- the LOC122569031 gene encoding N-acetyltransferase 9-like protein isoform X1, whose translation MRDNECTKIIGSNVILVPYKKKHVERYHEWMKSAELRYFTGSEMLTLEEEFQMQKRWHQDQDKCTFIILEKTAFTTSGNEIEAMIGDTNLFFNESDQPNTAEVEIMIANVTYRRKKRGWEAMILMLLYGISVLNVTKYIAKIKFDNEKSIKMFEKLGFHKVERSQVFQEYTFEKIVNRDWIDWLYSDINMDVITYEEYDKEREKK comes from the exons ATGAGAGACAACGAGTGTACTAAAATTATCGGATCGAATGTGATTTTAGTACCGTATAAGAAGAAGCACGTTGAAAG gtATCATGAATGGATGAAATCTGCAGAATTGCGATATTTTACTGGTTCAGAGATGTTAACATTggaagaagaatttcaaatgCAAAAGCGATGGCATCAGGATCAAGACA aatgtacttttatcattttggAAAAAACTGCTTTTACTACATCTGGAAACGAGATAG aagCTATGATTGgagatacaaatttattttttaacgaatcagATCAGCCAAATACTGCAGAAGTTGAAATTATGATAGCAAATGTTACTTataggagaaaaaaaagaggttGGGAAGCTATGATTCTAATGCTTCTTTATG GGATCAGCGTATTAAACGTCACTAAATacattgcaaaaattaaatttgataatgaaaagagtataaaaatgttcgaaaAATTAGGATTTCACAAG gTAGAAAGAAGCCAAGTTTTCCAAGAATatacttttgaaaaaatagtaaatcGAGATTGGATAGACTGGTTATATTCTGACATTAATATGGATGTAATTACTTATGAAGAGTAtgataaagagagagagaaaaaataa
- the LOC122569031 gene encoding N-acetyltransferase 9-like protein isoform X3 yields MKSAELRYFTGSEMLTLEEEFQMQKRWHQDQDKCTFIILEKTAFTTSGNEIEAMIGDTNLFFNESDQPNTAEVEIMIANVTYRRKKRGWEAMILMLLYGISVLNVTKYIAKIKFDNEKSIKMFEKLGFHKVERSQVFQEYTFEKIVNRDWIDWLYSDINMDVITYEEYDKEREKK; encoded by the exons ATGAAATCTGCAGAATTGCGATATTTTACTGGTTCAGAGATGTTAACATTggaagaagaatttcaaatgCAAAAGCGATGGCATCAGGATCAAGACA aatgtacttttatcattttggAAAAAACTGCTTTTACTACATCTGGAAACGAGATAG aagCTATGATTGgagatacaaatttattttttaacgaatcagATCAGCCAAATACTGCAGAAGTTGAAATTATGATAGCAAATGTTACTTataggagaaaaaaaagaggttGGGAAGCTATGATTCTAATGCTTCTTTATG GGATCAGCGTATTAAACGTCACTAAATacattgcaaaaattaaatttgataatgaaaagagtataaaaatgttcgaaaAATTAGGATTTCACAAG gTAGAAAGAAGCCAAGTTTTCCAAGAATatacttttgaaaaaatagtaaatcGAGATTGGATAGACTGGTTATATTCTGACATTAATATGGATGTAATTACTTATGAAGAGTAtgataaagagagagagaaaaaataa